The Gasterosteus aculeatus chromosome 17, fGasAcu3.hap1.1, whole genome shotgun sequence genome includes a window with the following:
- the errfi1a gene encoding ERBB receptor feedback inhibitor 1a has translation MRPECAWSMSTVVLTAQEISFPIENPFLRGGYGHSMAESDNFYFSIDTPQSDQSSRSHHKGPPPPSLNHERQKHSPSSQRLPPKTSRPSQLYLSCAAEPSTPSPADDDQVVPSFQRLSVYECSSPPQTPGRCSKPLPPIPPQTDISPEQAMDNEVEFFTSSDDSRCLVSDQCPKSSPFRYGVPSRRSFRDCGQINYAYYDGPQSQRQPKQPKQQQQQQHHHHHHHLHHQVQQHQAPPPQEVREQYELQRPEPPDPAVVQRQQDKAQRRLRRSHSGPAGSLNKPSLLRLTYPRRHTQSADKPEVPPPIPPRTVKTGDHRRWSAEVSSGAYSDEDKPPKVPPREPFSRGSSRTPSPKSLPTYINGVMPPTQSFAPDPKYVSCRGFQRQNSEGSPCILPDIENGKKASATHYYLLPQRPPFVDSPCVEKFLRVMQSPAARNTDVSDWVCPPRGKAHVDLV, from the exons ATGCGACCCGAGTGTGCCTGGAGCATGTCCACAGTGGTCCTGACTGCCCAGGAGATTTCTTTTCCCATAGAAAACCCCTTCCTGAGGGGCGGCTACGGTCACAGCATGGCTGAGTCGGACAA CTTCTACTTCAGTATTGACACCCCGCAGTCGGATCAAAGCTCTCGATCTCATCATAAAGGGCCACCTCCACCATCTCTAAATCATGAAA GACAGAAACACAGTCCCAGTTCACAGAGGTTACCACCGAAGACATCTCGGCCCTCCCAACTCTACCTGTCCTGCGCTGCAGAACCTTCCACCCCGAGCCCTGCCGATGACGACCAGGTGGTCCCCTCATTCCAGAGGCTCTCCGTATACGAGTGCAGCAGTCCTCCGCAGACGCCGGGCAGGTGTTCCAAGCCTCTGCCCCCCATCCCTCCACAAACGGACATCTCCCCCGAGCAGGCTATGGACAATGAGGTGGAGTTCTTCACGAGTTCGGACGACAGCCGCTGCCTGGTGTCTGATCAGTGTCCCAAATCGTCTCCCTTTCGATACGGGGTGCCCAGTCGAAGGAGCTTCAGGGACTGTGGTCAGATTAACTACGCTTATTACGACGGCCCGCAAAGCCAGAGGCAGCCCAAGCAgccgaagcagcagcagcagcagcagcatcatcaccatcatcatcatcttcatcatcaggtGCAGCAGCATCAAGCGCCTCCTCCACAGGAAGTGCGGGAACAGTATGAGCTCCAGCGACCGGAACCACCCGACCCAGCGGTCGTTCAGAGACAGCAGGACAAAGCGCAGAGGAGACTGCGACGCTCTCACTCCGGCCCGGCCGGATCCTTAAACAAACCCTCGCTGCTGCGCCTCACGTACCCCAGGCGCCACACCCAGAGTGCGGACAAGCCCGAGGTGCCCCCCCCTATCCCTCCCCGAACCGTCAAGACGGGAGACCACCGCCGCTGGTCAGCCGAGGTCTCCTCCGGGGCGTACAGCGACGAGGACAAACCCCCCAAGGTGCCACCAAGGGAACCCTTTTCCAGAGGCAGCTCCCGCACACCCAGCCCCAAGAGCCTCCCGACATACATCAACGGGGTGATGCCCCCGACGCAAAGTTTTGCACCGGACCCCAAATACGTCAGCTGTCGTGGTTTCCAGAGACAGAACAGCGAGGGCTCCCCGTGCATCCTCCCGGACATAGAGAACGGCAAGAAGGCCAGCGCCACACATTACTATCTGCTGCCTCAGCGGCCCCCTTTCGTGGACTCTCCTTGTGTGGAGAAATTTCTTCGCGTGATGCAAAGCCCCGCAGCTCGCAATACAGATGTATCAGACTGGGTCTGTCCCCCCAGGGGGAAAGCACATGTGGATTTAGTGTGA